In Hamadaea flava, a genomic segment contains:
- the eccD gene encoding type VII secretion integral membrane protein EccD: MVEQTGLARIIVIAPHRRVEMAVPEHVPLAGVLPAVLRHAGRTLAEDGVDHGGWVLRRVDGGRLDPARSLAAQEVFDGETLVLAPRNQHWPEPAFDDVAEAIAERAGRLGLVWSAGATVRAGWWAAAVVLAAGLILTAVTPASWQSGLAALAVAAVLLGAAVIDERLDPGASAARLTAPFAMLYAALGAVLVSAPSPDDLLRPWPLTAGLAGLLLAAAIGRALIRDDVFFTAGATFGACLGIVALLNATEMATVEGSAAVVGGLTAMTLMTVPRWAMAVGGVPTPPVPTLTGQAEAANPPADVLNEAVRRSDRLLTGLLGGACATLAACVLLLMAHPSPSGVALIGALGLICALRSRAFAAVRHRVPLLAVGLLSVVSLLWYAWSSIGGTAGATAAVVAAGLTFALAALAAGRRFSRRTPSPHLGRLGDWSAFLATAAVPILAALVLGLFGFMRGLGG; the protein is encoded by the coding sequence ATGGTGGAACAGACAGGACTGGCGCGGATCATCGTCATCGCCCCGCATCGGCGGGTGGAGATGGCGGTCCCCGAACACGTCCCCCTTGCCGGCGTGCTCCCGGCGGTGCTCCGGCACGCGGGTCGCACCCTGGCCGAGGACGGTGTCGACCACGGCGGCTGGGTGCTGCGGCGGGTCGACGGCGGCCGGCTCGACCCGGCCCGGTCGCTGGCCGCGCAGGAGGTCTTCGACGGCGAAACCCTCGTCCTCGCGCCCCGGAACCAGCACTGGCCCGAGCCCGCCTTCGACGACGTGGCCGAGGCCATCGCCGAACGGGCCGGCCGGCTCGGTCTGGTGTGGAGCGCCGGGGCCACCGTGCGCGCCGGGTGGTGGGCCGCCGCCGTCGTGCTCGCCGCCGGCCTCATACTGACCGCGGTCACCCCGGCGAGCTGGCAGTCCGGCCTGGCCGCCCTGGCCGTGGCGGCCGTCCTGCTCGGCGCGGCGGTGATCGACGAGCGGCTCGATCCGGGTGCCTCGGCGGCCCGCCTGACCGCCCCGTTCGCCATGCTTTACGCCGCGCTCGGTGCGGTCCTGGTCAGCGCGCCCAGCCCCGACGACCTGTTGCGCCCCTGGCCGCTGACCGCCGGGCTCGCCGGGCTGCTGCTCGCCGCCGCGATCGGCCGGGCGCTGATCCGTGACGACGTCTTCTTCACCGCCGGAGCCACCTTCGGCGCCTGCCTCGGCATCGTCGCGCTGCTCAACGCGACCGAGATGGCCACTGTGGAGGGATCGGCCGCTGTCGTGGGTGGACTGACCGCGATGACGCTGATGACGGTCCCCCGGTGGGCGATGGCCGTCGGCGGTGTGCCGACCCCACCCGTGCCCACCCTGACCGGTCAGGCCGAGGCCGCCAACCCGCCCGCCGACGTGCTCAACGAAGCGGTCCGGCGCTCGGATCGCCTGCTCACCGGTCTGCTCGGCGGCGCGTGCGCCACCCTCGCCGCGTGCGTACTGCTCCTGATGGCCCACCCCAGCCCCAGCGGGGTCGCGCTGATCGGAGCGCTCGGGCTCATCTGCGCGCTGCGATCCCGGGCTTTCGCCGCTGTCCGGCATCGCGTACCGCTGCTGGCCGTGGGGCTGCTGTCTGTCGTGAGTCTCCTTTGGTACGCCTGGAGCAGCATCGGCGGCACCGCGGGCGCGACCGCGGCGGTGGTGGCCGCCGGGCTGACCTTCGCGCTCGCGGCGCTCGCGGCCGGACGGCGGTTCTCCCGGCGCACGCCGTCGCCGCATCTCGGGCGGCTGGGCGACTGGTCGGCCTTCCTGGCGACGGCCGCGGTGCCGATCCTGGCCGCGCTCGTCCTCGGTCTGTTCGGCTTCATGCGTGGACTGGGCGGCTGA
- the eccB gene encoding type VII secretion protein EccB: MLSRRDLIQSRQYLHQRQIKAMVAHRPDPLDWAGRAAGGTIFAGIMLLAIALGATAVIGLIFPSGSKAWQSCESVIVEKESGAPYVCDLASRTLYPVANYASAALILGRSDSVKVARASLTWPKGTLLGLPGAPSDLVPAKAYLTGSWNLCTATRKDSAGRPAAVTIVLAGAQPTGAIALGESAVLLAGPDGTRYVLWSGRRYPVREPQYVLPALGFSVQQGLPVGDAWLAPIPLGAALGPIDVVGLGEPAPKLDGVKVGQIVRVGDRAYLARREGLQEITPLQSALIRGVRGEPATLDPGRLAGVEIMQPMAFAGTAPPREIPKFASLGDDGIVCANILGDELSLTTGGSLPPRAAMVAPRRASGRGGMPLADAVLMEPGHAVMVRSMASSGATGGPLMLISDLGVRHAVPDDQTAVALGYAGTPVLLPSSLLDRLSEGIALDPQAARQAAVTAMSPVDTSRPRP; this comes from the coding sequence ATGCTCAGCCGACGCGATCTGATCCAGTCCCGGCAGTACCTGCACCAGCGCCAGATCAAGGCGATGGTGGCGCACCGGCCCGATCCGCTCGACTGGGCGGGCCGCGCGGCGGGCGGGACTATCTTCGCCGGCATCATGCTGCTGGCGATCGCGCTCGGCGCGACCGCCGTCATCGGCCTGATCTTCCCCAGCGGCAGCAAGGCTTGGCAGAGCTGCGAGTCGGTGATCGTCGAGAAGGAATCGGGCGCGCCCTACGTGTGCGATCTGGCGTCCCGGACGCTCTACCCGGTGGCGAACTACGCCTCGGCCGCCCTGATCCTGGGTCGCAGCGACTCGGTGAAGGTCGCCCGCGCCTCATTGACCTGGCCGAAGGGCACCCTGCTCGGCCTGCCCGGAGCGCCCAGCGATCTCGTGCCCGCCAAGGCCTACCTCACCGGTTCGTGGAACCTGTGCACCGCCACCCGGAAGGACTCCGCCGGGCGGCCCGCCGCGGTGACCATCGTGCTGGCCGGTGCGCAGCCGACCGGGGCGATCGCGCTGGGTGAGAGCGCGGTGCTGCTCGCCGGGCCGGACGGGACCCGCTACGTCCTGTGGTCCGGCCGTCGTTACCCCGTACGCGAGCCGCAGTACGTCCTGCCCGCGCTGGGCTTCTCCGTCCAACAGGGACTCCCTGTGGGCGACGCGTGGCTGGCCCCGATCCCGCTCGGGGCGGCGCTCGGCCCGATCGACGTCGTGGGTCTCGGCGAACCGGCCCCGAAGCTGGACGGCGTCAAGGTCGGGCAGATCGTCCGGGTGGGCGACCGCGCGTACCTGGCCCGGCGCGAGGGCCTGCAAGAGATCACACCCCTGCAGAGCGCGCTGATCCGCGGCGTACGCGGCGAGCCGGCCACGCTGGATCCCGGTCGCCTCGCCGGCGTCGAGATCATGCAGCCCATGGCGTTCGCCGGGACCGCGCCGCCCCGGGAGATCCCGAAGTTCGCCTCCCTCGGCGACGATGGCATCGTTTGTGCCAATATCTTGGGCGACGAGCTGTCTCTGACGACCGGCGGCAGCCTCCCGCCCCGGGCGGCCATGGTCGCGCCCCGGCGGGCGTCCGGCCGCGGCGGCATGCCCCTCGCCGACGCCGTCCTGATGGAACCCGGACACGCCGTCATGGTCCGATCGATGGCCAGCTCAGGGGCGACCGGCGGGCCGCTCATGTTGATCAGCGACCTCGGAGTGCGGCACGCGGTCCCGGATGATCAGACCGCCGTGGCCCTCGGGTACGCCGGAACCCCGGTCCTCCTGCCGTCGTCCCTATTGGACCGGTTGTCCGAAGGCATCGCGCTTGACCCACAAGCCGCCCGCCAGGCAGCGGTAACGGCAATGTCACCTGTGGACACTTCTCGGCCCCGGCCGTAG
- a CDS encoding WXG100 family type VII secretion target: MAVQLSIEDLARATTQINTTYDHLNTIQTALVNKLQALYGDGWKGTASTKFNLVYNAYDAAVEKIYESLRLLGELIQKGNQTYDTSELDREKMIDLPDVGLIGTTLG; this comes from the coding sequence ATGGCAGTACAGCTCAGTATCGAGGATCTAGCGCGGGCCACGACCCAGATCAACACGACGTACGACCACCTGAACACGATCCAGACCGCGCTGGTGAACAAGCTTCAGGCCCTGTACGGCGACGGCTGGAAGGGCACGGCGTCCACCAAGTTCAACCTCGTGTACAACGCGTACGACGCGGCCGTCGAGAAGATCTACGAATCGCTCCGGCTGCTGGGTGAACTCATCCAGAAGGGCAACCAGACTTACGACACGAGCGAGCTCGACCGCGAGAAGATGATCGACCTGCCGGATGTCGGCCTGATCGGGACCACGCTGGGCTGA
- a CDS encoding WXG100 family type VII secretion target: MGYEDVIRYEFDTIDTGVAAMRQASEDVLDELNRLRTQLADILSRWEGDADATYVDVKQDWDQAQQLLNYAHSEIATSVSKVNTNMQDTEQQVVSILRSHTL, translated from the coding sequence ATGGGTTACGAAGACGTCATTCGCTATGAGTTCGACACCATCGACACCGGCGTCGCCGCCATGCGGCAGGCGTCCGAGGACGTGCTCGACGAGCTGAACCGGCTCAGGACGCAGCTGGCCGACATCCTCTCCCGCTGGGAGGGCGACGCCGACGCCACCTACGTCGATGTCAAGCAGGACTGGGACCAGGCGCAGCAGCTGCTGAACTACGCCCACAGCGAGATCGCCACCAGCGTGTCCAAGGTGAACACCAACATGCAGGACACCGAGCAGCAGGTGGTCAGCATCCTGCGTTCGCACACGCTCTGA
- a CDS encoding SUKH-3 domain-containing protein, which translates to MERAEAGVNVTEEQARDIAQNWARGYHPESQIWLHPFELGYVVGRDTPEYGPEDGIILDAHVRAIIDGDTGAVTVWSALPPEAVADAYRAVRRAADRFSPQTLALLRLAGWRPGRDAASAVDRWWSRCAPSGTPLPDPIRMVLREFAALRMTAIGLAFEPTSPSATEPVRLFEHDGRPALVVARMGKAELIVDAAGGVFRRDGDVVQPLGDDFDQALARVLGRTV; encoded by the coding sequence GTGGAACGAGCGGAGGCCGGTGTGAACGTCACCGAGGAGCAGGCCCGGGACATCGCCCAGAATTGGGCGCGGGGTTATCACCCGGAGTCGCAGATCTGGTTGCACCCGTTCGAACTCGGCTACGTCGTCGGCCGGGACACCCCGGAGTACGGGCCCGAGGACGGCATCATCCTCGACGCCCACGTGCGGGCGATCATCGACGGCGACACGGGTGCGGTGACGGTGTGGTCGGCGCTGCCCCCCGAGGCGGTCGCCGACGCCTATCGGGCCGTACGCCGCGCGGCCGACCGGTTCTCGCCGCAGACGCTGGCGCTCCTGCGGCTCGCGGGCTGGCGACCCGGCCGCGACGCGGCGTCCGCAGTGGACCGGTGGTGGAGCCGTTGCGCCCCATCCGGTACGCCGCTGCCCGATCCGATCAGGATGGTTTTGCGGGAGTTCGCCGCGTTGCGGATGACCGCCATCGGCCTCGCCTTCGAGCCGACGTCACCGTCGGCGACCGAACCGGTCCGGTTGTTCGAGCATGACGGTCGGCCGGCCCTGGTCGTGGCCCGCATGGGCAAGGCTGAGCTGATCGTCGACGCCGCCGGCGGCGTCTTCCGACGCGACGGGGACGTCGTCCAGCCGCTCGGCGACGACTTCGATCAGGCACTGGCCCGGGTTCTGGGCCGCACCGTCTGA
- a CDS encoding S8 family serine peptidase: MRRAYHAFLAGLLAGLTGLALPGQPAQAAAPCSRGRAEGVQAVPALPWAQHWLNLEQAWPLANEGAGVRVAVLDTGVDRRHPQLASAVLPGRDFVDGGDGRVDCTGHGTGVAGLIAARRDASVGFAGVAPQAHILPVRVMERVEDDVDPSIVGAGVDWAVANGARVIVVAFTLTGDSPAVRAAVGRAIARDVVVVAATGEGDDGYFPAAYDGVIGVNAIAATGVAGTQARTGAMVDLAAPGEKMTTSTPARGHTIYNGGSDLASAVVAGVAALVRAHRPDLSGAQVAARLAATADPAMGRGSAYGDGIVNPVRALSEPLTEVAPVAPERMPSPQAKTRPAVGVGPIVAAACAIGTVVVIAVVVLRRLRRRMALAWNERRPV, translated from the coding sequence GTGCGTCGTGCGTACCACGCGTTTCTCGCCGGTCTCCTCGCGGGCCTCACCGGCCTCGCGCTGCCCGGTCAGCCGGCTCAGGCGGCCGCTCCCTGCTCCCGCGGGCGGGCCGAGGGTGTCCAGGCCGTCCCCGCGTTGCCGTGGGCACAGCATTGGCTGAACCTGGAGCAGGCTTGGCCGCTGGCCAACGAGGGCGCCGGGGTGCGGGTGGCCGTGCTCGACACCGGGGTGGACCGGCGGCATCCGCAGCTCGCGTCCGCGGTGCTGCCCGGCCGCGACTTCGTCGACGGCGGTGACGGTCGCGTCGACTGCACCGGCCACGGGACCGGCGTCGCCGGACTGATCGCCGCGCGGCGCGATGCCTCGGTCGGGTTCGCCGGAGTGGCCCCCCAAGCTCACATCCTGCCTGTACGCGTCATGGAGCGGGTCGAGGACGACGTCGACCCGTCGATCGTCGGGGCCGGCGTCGATTGGGCGGTGGCGAACGGCGCCCGCGTCATCGTCGTCGCGTTCACCCTGACCGGCGACAGTCCGGCCGTCCGGGCCGCTGTCGGGCGGGCGATCGCCCGGGACGTCGTGGTGGTGGCCGCCACCGGGGAGGGCGACGACGGCTACTTCCCGGCGGCGTACGACGGGGTGATCGGGGTGAACGCGATCGCCGCCACCGGCGTGGCCGGTACGCAGGCCCGCACCGGCGCGATGGTCGACCTGGCCGCGCCGGGGGAGAAGATGACGACGTCGACGCCGGCTCGCGGGCACACCATCTACAACGGAGGGTCGGATCTGGCGTCGGCGGTCGTGGCGGGCGTGGCCGCGTTGGTCCGGGCGCACCGGCCGGACCTGTCCGGGGCGCAGGTGGCCGCCCGGTTGGCCGCCACTGCCGATCCGGCCATGGGCCGTGGTTCGGCGTACGGTGACGGGATCGTCAACCCGGTGCGAGCCTTGAGCGAGCCGCTGACCGAGGTGGCTCCAGTAGCCCCCGAGCGGATGCCGTCGCCGCAGGCCAAGACGCGACCGGCGGTGGGCGTGGGGCCGATCGTGGCGGCGGCCTGCGCGATCGGGACGGTGGTGGTGATCGCGGTCGTCGTGCTGCGGCGGTTGCGCCGCCGGATGGCGTTGGCGTGGAACGAGCGGAGGCCGGTGTGA
- a CDS encoding YbaB/EbfC family nucleoid-associated protein: MAADREMVEAMRSRAETLRSQVERATAGFDSVMAQLRSVEVTAVSADRLVTVVVGADGKLRSLRLDPGIYHQPDSAELAATIEETIRVAGDAAQQRMVELCEPLLPPELVGQKDFTGSPEQLLESITGGFADILRKG, translated from the coding sequence ATGGCGGCCGATCGGGAAATGGTGGAGGCCATGCGGTCGCGTGCCGAGACCCTGCGGTCGCAGGTGGAGCGCGCGACGGCCGGCTTCGACTCGGTCATGGCGCAGCTGCGGTCGGTCGAGGTGACCGCGGTCTCCGCCGACCGGCTCGTCACGGTCGTGGTCGGCGCCGACGGCAAGCTCCGGTCGTTGCGGCTGGACCCGGGCATCTATCACCAGCCTGATTCGGCCGAACTGGCGGCCACGATCGAGGAGACGATCCGCGTCGCCGGCGACGCCGCCCAACAGCGCATGGTCGAACTGTGTGAACCGCTGCTGCCACCCGAGCTCGTCGGCCAGAAGGACTTCACCGGCAGCCCGGAACAGCTCCTGGAATCCATCACCGGCGGGTTCGCCGACATCCTGCGGAAGGGCTGA